One window of Curtobacterium sp. 458 genomic DNA carries:
- a CDS encoding TetR/AcrR family transcriptional regulator: METKPPTARALAREAVYASILAAARARLTQEGPSQLALRAVARDVGMVSSAVYRYFASRDDLLTALLVLDYDELGAAVEAADAAVDRADVGGRWRAVCRAIRSWAVAHPGDFALLYGSPVPGYVAPPSTIEPASRTTHVLIRVVADAWTAGRHGARPAPASPPDGLPAAIGDAVAYMRERGIAPDLPDELVLRILMAWTTVFGVVSFELFGHTVGAVSDDAVYFDHVVARLADDLGIGDRRSTGVG; this comes from the coding sequence ATGGAGACGAAGCCGCCGACCGCCCGCGCCCTGGCGCGCGAGGCCGTGTACGCGAGCATCCTCGCCGCGGCCCGGGCACGGCTCACGCAGGAGGGTCCGAGCCAGCTCGCCCTCCGCGCCGTCGCACGGGACGTCGGGATGGTCTCGTCGGCCGTGTACCGCTACTTCGCGAGCCGCGACGACCTGCTCACCGCGCTCCTCGTGCTCGACTACGACGAGCTCGGGGCGGCCGTCGAGGCGGCCGACGCCGCGGTCGACCGGGCCGACGTCGGCGGACGCTGGCGTGCCGTGTGTCGTGCGATCCGGTCGTGGGCCGTGGCCCACCCCGGCGACTTCGCCCTGCTCTACGGGTCGCCGGTCCCCGGCTACGTCGCCCCGCCGTCGACGATCGAGCCCGCGTCGCGCACGACCCACGTGCTCATCCGGGTGGTCGCGGACGCGTGGACCGCCGGGAGGCACGGTGCCCGTCCGGCGCCGGCGTCGCCTCCCGACGGACTCCCGGCCGCCATCGGCGACGCCGTCGCCTACATGCGCGAGCGGGGGATCGCACCGGACCTGCCGGACGAGCTCGTGCTCCGGATCCTGATGGCGTGGACCACGGTGTTCGGGGTCGTCTCGTTCGAGCTCTTCGGGCACACGGTCGGGGCGGTGTCCGACGACGCGGTGTACTTCGACCACGTCGTGGCGCGGCTCGCGGACGACCTCGGGATCGGCGATCGCCGTTCGACGGGTGTCGGCTGA
- a CDS encoding NAD-dependent epimerase/dehydratase family protein, producing MSARHLVIGAGPVGRHVAAVLAERGEDVTVATRSGRDTGLGPLGPVPDRRGARGAAGRPRPWGEAVGHVALDASDTDALTRAADGAAVLYNCANPGDYTQWERTWPPLMTAMLTAAERTGAVYAITGNLYPYGPVDGPMHEGLPDAATDHKGILRAKLWSDALAAHRAGRVRAVEVRGSDYVGPGVGGNGHVTRVLPAALQGKAVTMLCRTDLPHTFTDVLDVARTLVAAALDETAHGRTWNVPSNPPRTQEQAVTDMLAVAGKPPVPVRRLPAGVIRAGGLVVPFLREMSDMSYQWTRPYVLDDSAARAHFGIEPTPWEEVCRRTVEGL from the coding sequence ATGTCCGCTCGTCACCTCGTCATCGGAGCCGGCCCGGTGGGCCGGCACGTCGCCGCCGTCCTCGCAGAGCGCGGCGAGGACGTCACGGTCGCCACCCGCTCGGGTCGCGACACCGGCCTGGGGCCCCTCGGCCCGGTTCCGGACCGTCGCGGAGCCCGCGGAGCGGCGGGCCGGCCGAGGCCGTGGGGAGAGGCAGTGGGTCACGTCGCGCTCGATGCCTCCGACACCGACGCGCTCACCCGGGCAGCGGACGGCGCGGCCGTCCTCTACAACTGCGCGAACCCCGGCGACTACACGCAGTGGGAGCGCACGTGGCCGCCGCTCATGACCGCGATGCTCACCGCTGCGGAGCGGACCGGGGCGGTCTACGCGATCACGGGCAACCTCTACCCGTACGGCCCGGTCGACGGCCCGATGCACGAGGGACTGCCGGACGCGGCCACCGACCACAAGGGCATCCTCCGGGCGAAGCTCTGGTCCGACGCCCTCGCGGCACACCGGGCCGGGCGCGTGCGTGCGGTCGAGGTCCGTGGCTCGGACTACGTCGGGCCGGGCGTCGGCGGGAACGGGCACGTGACCCGCGTCCTCCCCGCGGCACTGCAGGGGAAGGCCGTGACGATGCTCTGCCGGACCGACCTCCCGCACACCTTCACGGACGTGCTCGACGTCGCACGGACCCTCGTCGCGGCGGCGCTCGACGAGACCGCGCACGGCCGGACGTGGAACGTGCCCTCGAACCCGCCGCGCACGCAGGAGCAGGCCGTGACCGACATGCTGGCGGTGGCGGGGAAGCCGCCGGTGCCGGTGCGGCGCCTGCCCGCGGGGGTCATCCGCGCCGGCGGACTCGTGGTGCCGTTCCTCCGCGAGATGTCCGACATGTCCTACCAGTGGACCCGGCCGTACGTCCTCGACGACTCGGCGGCGCGGGCGCACTTCGGGATCGAGCCGACGCCGTGGGAAGAGGTCTGCCGCCGCACCGTGGAGGGGCTGTAG